The following are from one region of the Ruficoccus sp. ZRK36 genome:
- a CDS encoding DUF3106 domain-containing protein, translating into MKPTALTSLLRTTLLALAPLWISCPALLAADDATAPHSDMAPPAAPAPEVEPGPPPPPPPPQDELDDARKSHDRISPRERRPKGMSEELAAVEKFLDMSPEQLAMIRNLIGRIEQMSEEEKEEMRARIRKIRDMDSARRQQLMEEHRKIPWEERMILHQYWRSLPDEERKALWREMKGLSPEERLARHQEMLLKAKEAGFDESTLPPRPERGSFDRDRQKDGTNRENPGQNSPAPGNDEQLPPPPGPQADQ; encoded by the coding sequence ATGAAGCCTACAGCTCTCACCTCTCTTTTACGCACAACCCTGCTGGCCCTTGCCCCGCTATGGATCAGCTGCCCTGCCCTTCTGGCCGCCGATGATGCCACGGCTCCTCACTCGGACATGGCCCCACCGGCAGCACCCGCCCCTGAAGTCGAGCCGGGCCCGCCGCCACCACCTCCGCCGCCACAGGATGAGCTCGATGACGCCCGCAAGAGCCATGACAGAATCTCCCCCCGCGAACGCCGCCCCAAGGGCATGAGCGAAGAGCTGGCTGCCGTTGAGAAGTTCCTGGACATGTCGCCCGAACAACTGGCCATGATTCGGAACCTGATTGGCCGCATCGAGCAGATGAGCGAAGAGGAGAAAGAGGAAATGCGCGCACGCATCCGCAAGATACGCGACATGGACTCCGCCCGCCGCCAGCAATTAATGGAAGAGCACCGCAAGATCCCGTGGGAGGAGCGCATGATCCTCCACCAGTACTGGCGCAGCCTGCCGGATGAGGAGCGCAAAGCCCTCTGGCGTGAGATGAAAGGCCTCAGCCCGGAGGAACGCCTCGCCCGGCATCAGGAAATGCTACTCAAGGCCAAGGAGGCCGGCTTCGATGAGTCCACCCTGCCCCCGCGCCCGGAGCGCGGCTCCTTCGACAGAGATCGACAGAAAGACGGCACAAACCGTGAAAACCCCGGTCAGAACTCCCCAGCGCCCGGCAACGATGAGCAACTGCCGCCACCACCCGGCCCGCAAGCTGATCAATAA
- a CDS encoding RNA polymerase sigma factor, which yields MPSLSTMPAANEHCEDPDAALMLEAAGGSEQALRMLVEKWQTPLINFFYRSLGSVEQSEDLAQMVFIRVYQAAAKYEPKAKFSTYLFHIARRLLINEYRRQSRKPLEAVDPAELGAETPGRDKLALMEIEEAFEKALETLPENQRTAILLLKQQELSYEEIAQAMDASETSVKSWIHRARQKLKTELKDFYTNAS from the coding sequence ATGCCTAGTCTATCCACCATGCCCGCCGCAAACGAGCACTGCGAGGATCCGGATGCCGCGCTCATGCTGGAAGCCGCCGGCGGGAGCGAACAGGCCCTGCGCATGCTGGTGGAGAAATGGCAGACACCGCTGATCAATTTCTTCTACCGCTCGCTCGGCTCCGTCGAACAATCCGAAGACCTGGCACAAATGGTCTTCATCCGCGTGTATCAGGCCGCCGCCAAGTACGAGCCCAAGGCGAAGTTCTCCACCTACCTTTTTCACATCGCGCGCCGCCTGCTTATCAACGAGTACCGCCGGCAATCCCGTAAGCCACTCGAAGCAGTTGACCCTGCCGAGCTCGGAGCTGAGACACCCGGACGCGACAAACTCGCGCTAATGGAAATCGAAGAAGCCTTTGAAAAGGCTCTGGAGACTTTACCCGAAAATCAGCGCACGGCCATCCTGCTGCTCAAACAACAGGAGCTCAGCTACGAGGAAATCGCTCAGGCCATGGACGCCAGCGAAACTTCCGTCAAAAGCTGGATCCACCGCGCACGGCAGAAGCTGAAAACCGAACTGAAAGACTTTTACACCAACGCATCATGA
- a CDS encoding ribonucleotide-diphosphate reductase subunit beta, whose translation METTTITIGNKTFILDKDKAEKALASKAVINGRDTMFFNILPLKYQWAYDLYKNMKANHWEPEDVPMQKDCEQWRDTSGAISDIDRWIIKMAVGYFSAAEGIVGDNIIHVVRELVTASELKLVLGRHAHEENIHADSLVYMISSLGINPHECEAMFEDIPTIDKKTHFVVSNSRAMRRDIDLTITRNKQDLAKNMFLFGQCMEGTQFYGLFGMVLSLYRQNKFPGIGQMFRYTLRDESNHIELLRNLLMALVHENPDMWTAEFRQELVDMMKEAIALEKEFIRDCLPVNALGLSADEFVQYIDYIADRRLEGCGLPILNPGISNPFPWLSEAIDMKKEQNFFEGRVTEYQKASALESVDDDDL comes from the coding sequence ATGGAAACCACGACGATCACGATTGGGAACAAGACCTTCATCCTCGATAAGGACAAAGCCGAAAAGGCGCTCGCCTCCAAGGCGGTCATCAATGGCCGCGACACCATGTTCTTCAATATTCTGCCGCTGAAGTACCAGTGGGCCTACGATCTGTACAAGAACATGAAGGCGAACCACTGGGAGCCCGAGGACGTCCCCATGCAGAAGGACTGCGAACAGTGGCGTGACACATCCGGGGCTATTTCCGACATCGACCGCTGGATTATTAAAATGGCCGTGGGTTACTTCTCGGCCGCAGAGGGTATTGTCGGGGATAACATCATCCATGTGGTGCGCGAGCTGGTCACGGCCTCCGAGCTGAAGCTCGTCCTCGGCCGCCACGCGCACGAGGAAAACATCCACGCCGACTCACTGGTCTATATGATCAGCTCGCTCGGCATCAACCCGCACGAGTGCGAGGCGATGTTTGAGGACATCCCCACCATCGACAAGAAGACTCACTTCGTGGTCTCCAACTCACGCGCCATGCGCCGTGACATTGATCTGACCATCACCCGTAACAAGCAGGACCTGGCCAAGAACATGTTCCTCTTTGGCCAATGTATGGAGGGGACGCAGTTCTACGGGCTGTTCGGGATGGTGCTCTCGCTTTACCGCCAGAACAAGTTCCCCGGCATCGGCCAGATGTTCCGCTACACGCTGCGCGACGAGTCCAACCACATCGAGCTCCTGCGTAACCTGCTCATGGCACTCGTCCATGAAAACCCGGACATGTGGACCGCGGAGTTCCGCCAGGAACTGGTCGATATGATGAAGGAAGCCATCGCCCTGGAAAAGGAGTTCATCCGCGACTGCCTCCCGGTCAACGCGCTGGGCCTCTCCGCCGATGAGTTTGTGCAGTACATCGACTATATCGCCGACCGTCGCCTGGAAGGCTGTGGACTGCCGATCCTCAACCCCGGCATCTCGAATCCCTTCCCGTGGCTGTCCGAGGCGATCGACATGAAGAAGGAGCAGAACTTCTTTGAGGGTCGCGTGACCGAGTACCAGAAGGCCTCCGCTCTGGAGTCTGTTGACGACGACGACCTCTGA
- a CDS encoding PEP-CTERM sorting domain-containing protein — protein sequence MGKLATLIALITCGLTAHVHAQDLLAYWNMDADSSISAKFTANNGNQAGSVTMTAEPNEHIFDYLSNTTGTTENIYPEGTVTPSNNALQFNSIIDLGESGRLEMSGFNFSNMTDVTISFAAIADRTFTWNQEIHIDYKIGANNWVDWAESGAVDTKAWELESFVLPEAVEGQSNVAIRIRVSSWVTLASSLAFDNIQVTAVPEPGTWALLAGLGVVGLLIIRRRKRA from the coding sequence ATGGGGAAATTAGCTACCTTGATTGCGCTCATCACCTGCGGATTGACCGCCCATGTCCACGCACAGGATCTGCTCGCGTACTGGAACATGGACGCGGACTCGTCGATCAGCGCCAAGTTTACCGCCAACAACGGTAACCAGGCCGGTAGTGTCACCATGACCGCGGAGCCGAATGAGCACATCTTCGACTACCTGAGCAATACGACCGGCACGACGGAAAACATTTATCCCGAAGGGACCGTCACCCCTTCGAACAACGCGCTGCAGTTTAACTCGATTATCGACCTGGGTGAATCAGGCCGCCTGGAGATGTCGGGCTTCAATTTCAGCAACATGACTGACGTCACGATCTCCTTTGCTGCCATCGCTGACCGAACCTTCACCTGGAACCAGGAAATCCACATCGACTACAAGATCGGCGCGAACAACTGGGTGGACTGGGCGGAAAGCGGTGCCGTTGATACTAAAGCATGGGAGCTGGAGAGTTTTGTCCTCCCCGAGGCCGTTGAGGGCCAAAGCAATGTCGCCATCCGCATCCGGGTATCGAGCTGGGTCACGCTGGCCTCCTCACTCGCCTTCGATAACATCCAGGTCACCGCCGTCCCCGAGCCGGGCACCTGGGCGCTACTGGCCGGACTCGGAGTGGTCGGGCTGCTGATCATCCGCCGCCGCAAGCGCGCATAA
- a CDS encoding ribonucleoside-diphosphate reductase subunit alpha, translated as MIRNFSFDEDLALKRFAATPAEQKPRFNWREVMADASVKQPAVKIESGGEERDFDVAEVAEIIGNALTDLMLSREEQEEKIFTEQNRSFVAAVARAVTERLTRQINDETGVSLTQREVHLIIETALVQHDAHDVARSLVAAYSHHGHNGADEDEPEMTVRLIRRNRQVVPWDPNKIEVAVRKAFLAQQMDSGPAVEVAREVTSRVRQLGQAFVHIEEVQDFVQEALMKCGHYKIAESYILYRAHRRRLRELEALDGEGDDERQDAMIMVKGEDGSSYFWDPAELRKRIEFASIGLDLCLDREHIEAELRRSLYAEMTREDLKRTIILNSKALMEKDADFARFAGRILLSYIYEEVLGWDILQDGIEGLQRSHQQYFKSYLQRAVEIERLAPDLLEYDLDRLAAAIDPSADLDFDYLGISTMYDRYLLVDKTCKPARRMETPQLFWMRVSMGLFREEQDDREHWVLQLYNLYKSRRFCSSTPTLFNSGTLHSQLSSCYLYQVSDSIESIMHRGIAENAFLSKWAGGLGGSWTSVRGTGSYIKGTNGESQGVIPFLKLHNDQLVAVNQGGKRRGSGCAYLETWHNDIMDFLELRRNTGDDRRRTHDMNTSNWIPDLFMKRMEAREDWTLFRANEVPELHETYGSKFEQLYLDYEAKSERGEIWGQKVKAIDLWKAMLRMLFETGHPWITFKDPCNVRSPQDHAGVIHSSNLCTEITLNTGPDETAVCNLGSVILDQHLDRDGQLDLEKLRETVRIAVRALDNVIDINFYPTDPAKNANSRHRPVGLGVMGLQNALYKRGVPFASEEAVEFNDEFMEAVAYYAYEASSDLAAERGSYSSFKGSKWDRGLMPQDTLDLLEKERGVAIDVPRTARLDWDALRTKIKKQGMRNSNVLAIAPTATISNIMGTSPCIEPYYKNLYVKSNLGGDFIVLNPALVKDLKALNLWNQEMVDQLKYFDGELENIDGIPADIRAKYSTAFDIDYQWFVDAAARRQKWIDQSQSVNLFLSKPDLKTLSHMYRDAWRKGLKTTYYLRTQQASNIEKSTVSVKKEVRGMSGEAGSESKRTYTEEEKRACSIEAMRNGEECEACQ; from the coding sequence ATGATCCGTAACTTCTCCTTCGATGAAGACCTCGCCCTGAAGCGTTTCGCCGCCACCCCGGCTGAGCAGAAACCGCGCTTCAACTGGCGCGAGGTTATGGCCGACGCCTCCGTTAAGCAGCCCGCCGTCAAGATCGAGTCGGGCGGTGAGGAGCGTGACTTCGATGTGGCCGAGGTAGCGGAAATCATCGGTAACGCCCTGACCGACCTCATGCTCTCACGCGAAGAGCAGGAGGAAAAAATCTTTACCGAGCAGAACCGCAGCTTTGTCGCTGCTGTCGCCCGTGCCGTCACCGAGCGCCTGACCCGTCAGATCAATGACGAGACCGGCGTCAGCCTGACTCAGCGCGAGGTTCACCTGATCATCGAGACCGCCCTCGTGCAGCACGACGCGCATGACGTGGCTCGCAGCCTTGTCGCCGCGTATTCCCATCATGGCCATAACGGTGCCGACGAAGACGAGCCGGAGATGACGGTGCGCCTCATCCGCCGTAACCGCCAGGTCGTCCCCTGGGACCCGAACAAGATCGAGGTCGCCGTCCGCAAGGCCTTCCTCGCCCAGCAGATGGACTCCGGCCCTGCCGTGGAGGTCGCCCGTGAGGTCACATCCCGCGTGCGTCAGCTTGGCCAGGCCTTTGTCCACATCGAGGAGGTGCAGGACTTTGTGCAGGAAGCACTGATGAAGTGCGGCCACTACAAGATCGCCGAGTCGTATATCCTTTACCGTGCCCACCGCCGCCGCCTGCGTGAGCTTGAGGCTCTCGACGGTGAGGGCGACGACGAGCGCCAGGACGCCATGATCATGGTCAAGGGCGAGGACGGCTCCTCCTACTTCTGGGACCCGGCCGAGCTGCGCAAGCGCATCGAGTTCGCCTCCATCGGGCTGGACCTCTGTCTGGACCGCGAGCACATCGAGGCCGAGCTGCGCCGCTCCCTCTATGCTGAGATGACGCGCGAAGACCTTAAGCGCACGATCATTCTCAACTCCAAGGCCCTGATGGAGAAGGACGCCGACTTCGCGCGCTTCGCTGGTCGTATCCTCCTCTCCTATATCTATGAAGAGGTACTCGGCTGGGACATCCTGCAGGATGGTATCGAGGGGCTCCAGCGCTCCCACCAGCAGTACTTTAAGAGCTACCTCCAGCGCGCTGTGGAGATCGAGCGTCTTGCGCCGGATCTGCTTGAGTACGATCTCGACCGTCTCGCAGCTGCCATTGATCCGAGTGCCGATCTGGACTTTGACTACCTCGGCATCTCCACGATGTATGACCGCTATCTGCTGGTGGATAAGACCTGCAAGCCGGCCCGCCGCATGGAGACACCGCAGCTGTTCTGGATGCGCGTGAGCATGGGGCTCTTCCGCGAAGAGCAGGACGACCGCGAGCACTGGGTCCTGCAACTTTACAACCTGTACAAGAGCCGCCGCTTCTGCTCCTCCACGCCGACGCTTTTCAACTCCGGCACGCTGCACTCGCAGCTCTCGTCCTGCTACCTGTATCAGGTCAGCGACAGCATCGAGAGCATCATGCACCGTGGCATCGCCGAGAACGCCTTCCTCTCGAAGTGGGCGGGCGGCCTTGGTGGCTCGTGGACAAGTGTCCGCGGCACCGGCAGCTACATCAAGGGCACCAACGGCGAGTCGCAGGGCGTCATCCCCTTCCTCAAGCTGCACAATGACCAGCTCGTGGCCGTCAACCAGGGTGGCAAGCGTCGCGGCTCCGGCTGCGCCTACCTTGAAACCTGGCACAACGACATCATGGACTTCCTGGAGCTGCGCCGTAACACCGGGGACGACCGCCGGCGCACCCACGACATGAACACCTCCAACTGGATTCCGGACCTGTTCATGAAGCGCATGGAAGCCCGTGAGGACTGGACGCTCTTCCGCGCCAACGAGGTCCCCGAGCTTCACGAGACCTACGGCAGCAAGTTCGAGCAGCTCTACCTCGACTACGAGGCCAAGTCCGAGCGCGGCGAGATCTGGGGCCAGAAGGTCAAGGCCATCGACCTGTGGAAGGCCATGCTCCGCATGCTCTTTGAAACGGGCCACCCGTGGATCACCTTTAAGGACCCGTGTAATGTCCGCAGCCCGCAGGACCACGCCGGGGTCATTCACAGCTCGAACCTCTGCACCGAGATTACCCTGAACACCGGCCCGGACGAGACCGCCGTGTGTAACCTCGGCTCAGTCATCCTCGACCAGCACCTCGACCGAGATGGCCAGCTCGATCTCGAAAAGCTTCGCGAGACGGTCCGCATCGCCGTGCGTGCGCTCGACAACGTGATCGACATCAACTTTTACCCGACCGACCCGGCCAAGAACGCCAACTCACGGCACCGCCCGGTTGGCCTCGGTGTGATGGGGCTGCAAAACGCGCTCTACAAGCGCGGCGTGCCCTTCGCCAGCGAGGAGGCGGTCGAGTTCAACGACGAGTTTATGGAGGCCGTCGCCTACTACGCCTACGAAGCCTCCAGCGACCTTGCTGCTGAGCGTGGCAGCTACTCCTCCTTTAAGGGCTCGAAGTGGGACCGTGGCCTCATGCCGCAGGACACCCTCGACCTGCTCGAAAAGGAGCGCGGCGTCGCCATCGACGTGCCCCGCACCGCTCGCCTGGACTGGGACGCGCTGCGCACGAAGATCAAGAAGCAGGGCATGCGCAACAGTAACGTGCTCGCTATCGCCCCGACGGCGACGATCTCGAACATCATGGGCACCAGCCCCTGCATCGAGCCCTACTACAAGAACCTCTACGTCAAGAGCAACCTGGGCGGCGACTTCATCGTCCTGAACCCGGCGCTGGTCAAGGACCTCAAGGCCCTCAACCTGTGGAATCAGGAAATGGTCGACCAGTTGAAGTACTTCGACGGCGAGCTGGAAAATATCGACGGCATTCCGGCCGATATCCGCGCCAAGTATTCCACGGCCTTTGACATCGACTACCAGTGGTTTGTGGATGCCGCCGCGCGCCGCCAGAAGTGGATCGACCAGTCCCAGAGTGTTAATCTCTTCCTCAGCAAGCCCGACCTGAAGACCCTTTCGCACATGTACCGCGATGCCTGGC